One stretch of Manis pentadactyla isolate mManPen7 chromosome 10, mManPen7.hap1, whole genome shotgun sequence DNA includes these proteins:
- the MRPS17 gene encoding 28S ribosomal protein S17, mitochondrial, protein MSIARSSVHAKWIVGKVIGTAMQKTAKVRVTRLVLDPYLLKYFNKRKTYFAHDALQQCTVGDIVLLKALPVPRTKHVKHELAEIVFKVGQVIDPVTRKPCAGATYLESPVSLETTYLTKNLKEHDSSSTQ, encoded by the exons ATGTCAATAGCTCGTTCATCCGTCCATGCCAAATGGATCGTGGGAAAGGTGATTGGGACAGCAATGCAAAAAACTGCCAAAGTCAGAGTGACCAGGCTTGTTCTGGATCCCTATTTATTAAAG TATTTTAATAAGCGAAAAACCTACTTTGCTCACGATGCCCTTCAGCAGTGCACAGTTGGGGATATTGTGCTTCTCAAAGCTTTACCTGTCCCACGAACAAAGCATGTGAAACATGAATTAGCTGAGATCGTTTTCAAAGTTGGACAAGTCATAGATCCAGTGACCAGAAAACCCTGTGCAGGAGCTACCTATCTGGAGAGTCCAGTCAGTTTGGAAACCACCTACCTAACCAAAAATCTGAAAGAACATGATAGCTCTTCAACACAGTGA